In the Burkholderia glumae LMG 2196 = ATCC 33617 genome, one interval contains:
- a CDS encoding response regulator transcription factor has translation MTLLPPEPMVPGPLLIVDDEPMMQRRLTTILTSLGYADDALLFADSLAQARATRATQPCAIALVDIGLPDGSGIELIREWHEADPALPIVVISTWSTGPTIVGALQAGATGYLLKERDDLEIALSIRSVLRGGAPIDPFVARYILDSVNAPPPATAPAAPASTVTLPSRDGAPPVRLSRREIEILGIVSKGLTNREISELLSLSRLTVECHIKNIYKKLAVRSRTQAVFEARAHGLLP, from the coding sequence ATGACGCTTCTGCCGCCGGAACCCATGGTGCCGGGCCCGCTACTCATCGTCGACGACGAGCCGATGATGCAGCGCCGGCTGACCACGATCCTCACCTCGCTCGGCTATGCCGACGACGCCCTGCTGTTCGCCGACAGCCTCGCCCAGGCGCGCGCGACGCGCGCCACCCAGCCCTGCGCGATCGCGCTGGTCGACATCGGCCTGCCCGACGGCTCGGGCATCGAGCTGATCCGCGAATGGCACGAGGCCGACCCGGCGCTGCCGATCGTGGTGATCTCGACCTGGAGCACCGGGCCCACCATCGTCGGCGCGCTGCAGGCCGGCGCGACCGGCTATCTGCTCAAGGAGCGCGACGACCTCGAAATCGCGCTGTCGATCCGCAGCGTGCTGCGCGGCGGCGCGCCGATCGATCCGTTCGTGGCGCGCTACATCCTCGATAGCGTCAACGCGCCGCCGCCCGCCACCGCGCCCGCGGCCCCGGCGAGCACCGTGACGCTGCCGTCGCGTGACGGCGCCCCGCCCGTGCGGCTCAGCCGCCGCGAGATCGAAATCCTCGGCATCGTCAGCAAGGGCCTGACCAATCGCGAAATCTCCGAGCTGCTGTCGCTGTCGAGGCTGACGGTCGAATGCCACATCAAGAACATCTACAAGAAGCTCGCGGTGCGCTCGCGCACGCAGGCCGTCTTCGAGGCCCGCGCCCACGGGCTGCTGCCCTGA